Proteins encoded within one genomic window of Bacillus thuringiensis:
- a CDS encoding cyclase family protein, with the protein MKVIDLSQTFENNMSQFPGTPKINLEAITNVEETGYQVTDFHSVVHVGTHCDAPAHFISGATTIDQLPLDQFVGEAVLIDVTHVQERKLPKEVLHNADIKEGDIVIFHSNLSNKWNTKAYEQEAFYLSEELAEELVQLKVKSVGLDFISPDEVTTETSPIHHILLGNNIYLIENLTNLDAINTKRFFFSAAPLKIKDSDGAFARAFAVIF; encoded by the coding sequence GTGAAAGTAATTGACCTATCCCAAACATTTGAAAACAATATGTCTCAATTCCCTGGAACACCAAAAATCAATTTAGAAGCCATTACAAACGTTGAAGAAACAGGTTATCAAGTTACAGATTTTCATTCTGTCGTTCATGTTGGTACGCATTGCGATGCCCCTGCCCATTTCATTTCAGGCGCAACTACTATCGATCAATTACCCCTAGATCAATTTGTAGGCGAAGCTGTTCTTATTGATGTAACTCATGTACAAGAACGAAAATTACCTAAAGAAGTATTACACAATGCCGACATAAAAGAAGGGGATATTGTCATTTTCCATTCCAACCTATCTAATAAATGGAATACAAAAGCATATGAACAAGAAGCCTTTTATCTTTCCGAAGAATTAGCTGAAGAATTAGTTCAATTAAAAGTAAAATCTGTTGGTTTAGATTTCATTTCTCCTGACGAGGTAACGACAGAAACATCACCGATTCATCACATACTACTTGGGAATAATATTTATTTAATTGAAAACTTAACAAACTTAGATGCCATTAACACGAAACGTTTCTTTTTCTCAGCAGCACCTTTAAAAATTAAAGATAGTGATGGTGCTTTCGCAAGAGCATTCGCTGTTATTTTTTAA
- a CDS encoding FecCD family ABC transporter permease, with product MIPSILRKQRLIILALLILTITTIVIGMGLGSASLSYDRLLPTLMGQGTFKEEFVLYSLRLPRIVITLLAGMALALSGAILQGLTRNDLAEPGILGINSGAGVAVAIFFLYFPIDVGSFLYLLPVVGFIGAFLTAVLIYVFSYSKSTGLQPVRLTLTGIGFAFALSGMMIVLISSADRMKVDFIAKWIAGNIWGDDWIFVLAMLPWLIVFIPFVFYKANRLNILALNEPVAIGVGIEIEKERRYLLVAAVALAAAAVSVTGGISFIGLMAPHIAKSLVGPRHQIFMPIALLIGGWLLLLADTIGRNIVEPNGIPAGIVVALIGAPYFMYLLLKKA from the coding sequence ATGATCCCATCTATTCTAAGAAAACAACGTCTTATTATACTCGCTTTACTTATCCTAACCATTACAACTATTGTAATTGGAATGGGGCTCGGTTCAGCATCTTTATCTTATGATCGACTACTCCCAACATTAATGGGACAAGGAACTTTTAAAGAGGAGTTCGTTTTATACTCATTAAGACTCCCTAGAATTGTCATTACATTATTAGCTGGTATGGCTCTCGCTTTATCAGGAGCTATTCTGCAAGGACTTACCCGAAATGATTTAGCTGAACCTGGTATTCTTGGAATCAACTCTGGGGCCGGTGTTGCTGTTGCTATTTTCTTTTTATACTTTCCAATAGATGTAGGTTCATTTCTTTACTTACTACCTGTCGTTGGATTTATCGGAGCATTTCTAACAGCTGTTCTAATCTACGTATTTTCATATAGTAAATCAACTGGACTTCAGCCGGTGCGATTAACATTAACCGGTATCGGTTTTGCATTTGCACTATCTGGAATGATGATTGTCCTTATTTCATCCGCAGATCGTATGAAAGTGGACTTTATCGCCAAATGGATTGCCGGTAACATTTGGGGAGATGACTGGATCTTCGTTTTAGCAATGCTCCCATGGTTAATCGTATTCATTCCGTTCGTTTTCTATAAGGCAAATCGATTAAACATTCTAGCATTAAACGAGCCAGTCGCAATCGGCGTTGGAATTGAAATTGAAAAAGAACGCAGATACTTATTAGTTGCAGCCGTTGCGCTTGCAGCTGCAGCTGTTTCCGTAACAGGAGGAATTAGCTTTATTGGACTAATGGCTCCTCACATCGCAAAATCTTTAGTAGGTCCAAGACATCAAATCTTCATGCCTATCGCCCTTTTAATCGGTGGATGGCTATTACTATTAGCAGATACAATCGGAAGAAACATCGTTGAGCCTAACGGTATCCCAGCAGGTATTGTTGTCGCTTTAATTGGTGCTCCTTACTTTATGTATTTGTTGCTTAAGAAGGCATAG
- a CDS encoding ATP-binding protein: MNKFKSLIYEERKALKVFILLFYIIFFLYDVIYYFVYPAMNINGTAVGWPEGSLGIGVYIFVIALFPISIYLQKRGYVYSVKYLFLFGYMFINLVNNLMIYLRTDRAFEHGSMVEMLLILFAPVFVNRKYFYLVSFSVIGKYVLFTLLLQDLKVVIPLVLCVFYFIISHSLLKRFQSYVRTVVEMMNNMKETENLAVIGTMSTTIAHEIRNPLTALKGFAQMQKERNPADTMSYDIMLQEIERINGFVSELMLLGKPKSTNYEWRNIREILLYVVQLMEGYAAQYRVRFHLQVDGNLPVINGDDKQLKQVLLNIIKNGIESMPEGGDIHIRAYQKTERYLCISVEDQGFGIEKEKLEKIGKAFYTTKENGTGLGLMITYKIIQEHQGSIAIQSSVGIGTKVEISLPIV, encoded by the coding sequence ATGAACAAATTTAAAAGCTTGATTTATGAGGAAAGAAAAGCTTTAAAAGTATTTATATTATTATTCTATATTATTTTTTTCTTATATGACGTTATTTACTATTTTGTGTATCCTGCTATGAATATTAATGGAACGGCGGTAGGTTGGCCAGAAGGTAGCCTTGGGATAGGTGTATATATATTTGTAATAGCATTATTTCCTATTTCGATATATCTTCAAAAAAGAGGGTATGTATATTCTGTAAAATATTTATTTTTATTTGGGTACATGTTTATCAATCTTGTTAATAATTTAATGATTTATTTGAGAACGGATAGAGCTTTTGAACATGGTAGTATGGTAGAAATGTTATTAATTTTATTTGCTCCAGTTTTCGTGAATAGAAAATATTTTTATTTAGTTTCCTTTAGTGTAATTGGAAAGTACGTGCTTTTCACATTGCTATTACAAGATTTAAAAGTGGTAATTCCACTTGTTTTATGTGTATTCTATTTCATTATTTCACATTCTTTGTTAAAACGATTTCAGTCGTATGTAAGAACAGTTGTTGAAATGATGAACAATATGAAAGAGACGGAGAATTTAGCTGTGATTGGGACTATGTCTACAACAATCGCACATGAAATTCGAAATCCATTAACAGCTTTAAAAGGATTTGCCCAAATGCAAAAAGAAAGAAACCCTGCAGATACGATGAGTTATGACATTATGTTACAGGAAATTGAAAGAATTAACGGGTTTGTTAGTGAATTGATGTTATTAGGAAAACCGAAATCAACGAATTATGAATGGCGTAATATACGGGAAATCCTTTTATATGTTGTACAGCTAATGGAAGGTTATGCAGCGCAATATAGAGTGAGATTTCATTTGCAAGTAGATGGGAATCTACCTGTTATAAATGGTGATGATAAACAATTAAAACAAGTGTTATTAAATATTATTAAAAATGGAATAGAATCAATGCCAGAAGGTGGAGATATTCATATCCGTGCATATCAAAAAACTGAAAGGTATTTGTGTATTTCTGTTGAAGATCAGGGTTTTGGTATAGAGAAGGAGAAGTTAGAGAAGATTGGAAAGGCTTTTTACACAACAAAGGAGAATGGTACGGGACTTGGATTAATGATTACATATAAAATTATTCAGGAACACCAAGGAAGTATAGCGATCCAAAGTAGCGTGGGAATAGGAACGAAAGTGGAGATTTCTTTACCGATAGTATAA
- a CDS encoding FecCD family ABC transporter permease, with protein sequence MKRKDVKRMTKEHDNTRSIAFTYKLILSIIAFFLIFMVAMVLGAADTSIKDVWLALTSSAKGDKISIIREIRLPREVAAIFVGAGLAVSGAIMQGLTRNPLADPGLLGLSGGANAALALTLAFNPSISYLYLTLACFIGAAVGAIMVFGIGMAKKGGLSPLRIVLAGAAVSAFLLAISEGVGIYFKISQDVSLWTAGGVIGTTWSQLKVIIPVISISIFIAILLAKKLTVLSFSEEVAIGLGQKIIVIKTILFIIIILLAGASVALVGNMAFIGLMVPHMVRPIVGPDYRFVIPMSAIAGASFMLLADTIGRTINAPYETPVAAIVAIVGLPFFLFIVRKGGKMFS encoded by the coding sequence ATGAAAAGAAAAGATGTGAAACGAATGACAAAAGAACATGACAATACACGTTCTATAGCTTTTACATACAAATTAATTTTAAGCATAATTGCATTCTTTCTTATTTTTATGGTGGCAATGGTATTAGGTGCTGCAGATACTTCAATAAAAGACGTATGGTTAGCACTCACTTCCTCCGCTAAAGGGGATAAAATATCTATTATTCGCGAAATACGTTTGCCCCGTGAAGTTGCTGCTATTTTTGTAGGAGCTGGACTTGCTGTTTCTGGAGCAATTATGCAAGGATTAACAAGAAATCCACTTGCCGATCCTGGATTATTAGGGCTATCTGGTGGAGCAAATGCTGCACTTGCACTAACACTTGCTTTCAACCCTTCCATCAGCTATCTTTACTTAACATTAGCTTGCTTTATCGGTGCTGCCGTTGGCGCAATTATGGTATTTGGAATTGGTATGGCGAAAAAAGGTGGGCTCTCTCCTCTTCGAATTGTATTAGCTGGTGCTGCCGTTTCAGCATTTCTACTCGCAATTTCAGAAGGGGTCGGCATTTACTTCAAAATTTCACAAGATGTATCACTGTGGACTGCTGGAGGCGTAATCGGAACTACTTGGAGCCAATTGAAAGTTATTATTCCAGTCATTTCAATTAGTATCTTTATCGCTATCTTACTAGCCAAAAAATTGACAGTTCTTAGTTTCAGTGAAGAAGTGGCTATTGGACTAGGTCAAAAAATTATTGTTATTAAAACCATTCTATTTATCATTATTATCTTACTTGCAGGTGCATCTGTAGCACTTGTCGGAAATATGGCATTTATCGGTTTAATGGTACCTCACATGGTACGCCCAATTGTCGGTCCAGATTACCGATTTGTTATACCAATGTCAGCAATTGCTGGGGCTTCCTTTATGCTACTTGCAGATACAATCGGACGTACCATTAACGCTCCGTACGAAACACCAGTTGCTGCTATTGTCGCAATTGTAGGATTACCATTCTTCCTATTCATTGTACGTAAAGGAGGAAAAATGTTCTCATGA
- a CDS encoding L-fuculose-phosphate aldolase, with protein MLLQKEREEIVAYGKKMISSGLTKGTGGNISIFNREQGLVAISPSGLDYYETKPEDVVILNLDGDVVEGERKPSSELDMHLIYYRKREDINALVHTHSPYAKTIASLGWELPAVSYLIAFAGPNVRCAPYETFGTKQLAEAAFEGMIDRRAVLLANHGLIAGANNIKMAFTVAEEIEFCAQIYYQTKSVGEPKLLPEDEMENLAKKFEGYGQQ; from the coding sequence ATGTTATTACAAAAAGAGAGAGAAGAAATTGTAGCGTATGGAAAGAAAATGATTTCTAGCGGTTTAACAAAGGGGACAGGCGGTAATATTAGTATTTTCAATCGCGAGCAAGGTCTTGTTGCCATTAGCCCAAGTGGTTTAGATTATTATGAAACGAAGCCTGAAGATGTAGTTATATTAAACTTAGATGGTGATGTAGTAGAGGGAGAGAGAAAACCATCAAGCGAACTCGATATGCATCTTATTTATTATAGAAAGCGTGAAGATATAAATGCGCTTGTGCATACACATTCTCCTTATGCGAAGACAATTGCATCATTAGGATGGGAATTGCCCGCAGTATCGTATTTAATTGCTTTCGCAGGCCCTAATGTTCGCTGTGCACCTTATGAAACATTTGGTACGAAGCAATTAGCAGAGGCAGCTTTCGAAGGGATGATTGATCGTCGTGCTGTTTTACTTGCGAATCACGGTTTAATTGCAGGTGCAAATAACATAAAAATGGCATTTACTGTTGCGGAAGAAATTGAGTTTTGTGCGCAAATTTATTATCAAACGAAAAGCGTCGGAGAGCCTAAGTTATTGCCAGAAGATGAGATGGAGAATTTGGCGAAGAAGTTTGAAGGGTATGGGCAGCAATAG
- a CDS encoding NAD(P)/FAD-dependent oxidoreductase: MNREELFDVTVIGGGPAGLYSAFYSGLREMKTKIIEFQPQLGGKIHVYPEKMIWDVGGLLPVTGDKLIEQLVQQGLTFKPEVVLNTKVESIIRNKDGTFTLKANDGKEHFSKTVIVATGSGILKPQKLSIEGAERFEVSNLNYTVKSLKRFKDKTIIISGGGNSAVDWANELEPIAKKVYVTYRKEELSGHEAQVKQLLNSSAECFFHTSITKLIAGDSHEAIEYVELTNHETGEVSHLLIDEVIINHGYERDITLLENSELDVAIIDNFYIAGNANSESSVDGLYAAGDILKHEGKLHLIAGAFQDAGNAVNKAKQFIQPDASEYGMVSSHNEVFKKRNRELIKQMMK, translated from the coding sequence ATGAATCGAGAAGAATTGTTTGATGTAACTGTGATAGGCGGAGGGCCTGCAGGGCTTTATTCAGCTTTTTATAGTGGACTCAGAGAAATGAAAACGAAAATAATAGAATTTCAACCGCAGCTAGGTGGAAAAATACATGTTTATCCAGAGAAGATGATTTGGGATGTAGGTGGACTATTACCAGTTACAGGTGATAAATTAATTGAACAACTTGTACAACAAGGGCTAACATTTAAGCCGGAAGTTGTATTAAATACAAAAGTAGAATCGATTATTCGTAATAAAGATGGCACTTTTACGTTAAAAGCAAACGATGGAAAAGAACACTTTTCAAAAACAGTTATTGTGGCAACTGGAAGTGGTATATTGAAACCACAAAAGTTATCAATTGAAGGTGCTGAGCGATTTGAAGTATCGAATTTAAATTATACAGTGAAATCTTTAAAGCGTTTCAAAGATAAAACGATCATTATTTCCGGCGGAGGAAATTCTGCCGTTGATTGGGCAAATGAATTAGAACCAATCGCGAAAAAAGTATATGTAACATATAGAAAAGAAGAATTATCTGGTCATGAAGCACAAGTGAAGCAACTGCTGAACAGCTCAGCTGAGTGTTTCTTTCATACATCGATTACAAAATTAATTGCTGGTGATAGTCATGAAGCGATTGAATATGTAGAATTAACGAATCATGAGACAGGTGAAGTTTCTCATTTACTTATTGATGAAGTTATTATTAATCATGGATATGAACGTGACATTACATTATTAGAAAATAGTGAGTTAGATGTTGCGATTATAGATAATTTTTATATTGCAGGGAATGCAAATAGTGAGTCTTCAGTAGACGGATTATATGCCGCTGGGGATATTTTAAAGCATGAAGGAAAATTACACTTAATTGCGGGAGCATTCCAAGATGCTGGAAATGCTGTAAATAAAGCGAAACAATTTATTCAGCCAGATGCAAGTGAGTATGGAATGGTTTCTTCGCATAATGAAGTATTTAAGAAGAGAAATCGTGAATTGATTAAGCAGATGATGAAATAG
- a CDS encoding iron-hydroxamate ABC transporter substrate-binding protein, producing the protein MKKLFISLTVLFVLVMSACSNGSTDKKNDAKGSKSETITYQSENGKVEVPANPKRVVVLSSFAGNVMSLGVNLVGVDSWSKQNPRFDSKLKDVAEVSDENVEKIAELNPDLIIGLSNIKNVDKLKKIAPTVTYTYGKVDYLTQHLEIGKLLNKEKEAKTWVDDFKKRAQEAGKEIKAKIGEDATVSVVENFNKQLYVYGENWGRGTEILYQEMKLKMPEKVKEKALKEGYYALSTEVLPEFAGDYLIVSKNKDTDNSFQETESYKNIPAVKNNRVYEANMMEFYFNDPLTLDFQLDFFKKSFLGK; encoded by the coding sequence ATGAAAAAGTTATTTATTTCACTAACAGTTCTTTTCGTCCTTGTTATGAGTGCTTGTAGCAATGGCTCTACAGACAAAAAGAATGATGCAAAAGGTAGTAAATCAGAAACAATTACATACCAATCTGAAAATGGTAAAGTAGAAGTTCCTGCAAATCCAAAACGCGTTGTTGTTTTATCATCATTCGCTGGTAACGTAATGTCATTAGGTGTAAATCTTGTTGGGGTAGATTCATGGTCTAAACAAAACCCTCGTTTTGATAGCAAACTTAAAGATGTTGCTGAAGTATCAGATGAAAATGTTGAAAAAATCGCTGAACTAAATCCAGATTTAATCATCGGTTTATCAAATATTAAAAATGTTGATAAGTTAAAGAAAATCGCTCCTACTGTAACATACACTTACGGAAAAGTTGATTACTTAACACAGCATTTAGAAATTGGTAAGTTATTAAACAAAGAAAAAGAAGCAAAAACTTGGGTTGATGACTTCAAGAAACGTGCACAAGAAGCTGGTAAAGAAATTAAAGCAAAAATCGGTGAAGATGCTACAGTTTCTGTTGTAGAAAACTTCAACAAGCAGCTTTATGTATACGGCGAGAACTGGGGCCGCGGAACAGAAATTCTGTACCAAGAAATGAAATTAAAAATGCCTGAAAAGGTAAAAGAAAAAGCATTAAAAGAAGGTTACTACGCATTATCTACTGAGGTATTACCTGAGTTTGCTGGTGATTACTTAATCGTAAGTAAAAACAAAGATACTGATAACTCATTCCAAGAGACAGAATCATATAAAAACATCCCAGCAGTAAAAAATAATCGCGTATACGAAGCAAACATGATGGAATTCTATTTCAATGATCCACTTACATTAGATTTCCAACTGGACTTCTTCAAGAAGAGCTTTCTTGGTAAATAA
- the mtnA gene encoding S-methyl-5-thioribose-1-phosphate isomerase — protein MEEQLIPIQWKEDALVLLDQTLLPNEVVYESFKTAESVWDAIQVMKVRGAPAIGVSAAYGVYLGAKEVTQNTVEELIEEVKKVCAYLATSRPTAVNLFWALERMEVIALENAHLSIAQLKDRLLEEAKEIHREDEEINRQIGEHALTLFHDGMGVLTHCNAGALATTKYGTATAPMYLAKEKGWDLKIYSDETRPRLQGSTLTALELQRAGIDVTVITDNMAAMVMSQGKIDAVIVGCDRVAANGDVANKIGTLGVSILAKYYNIPFYVAAPTPTIDLKTPTGKEIPIEERDASEVINRFGQYSAPKESKVYNPAFDVTPHENVTAIITEKGIVKPPFTENLKRLFQ, from the coding sequence ATGGAAGAGCAATTAATACCAATCCAGTGGAAAGAGGATGCTTTAGTTTTATTAGATCAAACATTATTACCGAATGAAGTTGTCTATGAATCTTTTAAAACAGCTGAAAGTGTGTGGGATGCCATTCAAGTAATGAAAGTAAGAGGAGCGCCAGCGATTGGTGTTTCAGCAGCTTATGGTGTGTATTTAGGAGCCAAGGAAGTTACTCAAAATACGGTAGAAGAATTGATAGAGGAAGTAAAAAAGGTATGTGCATACTTAGCAACATCAAGACCGACAGCAGTAAACTTATTTTGGGCACTTGAAAGAATGGAGGTAATAGCGCTAGAAAACGCTCACTTATCAATCGCACAGTTGAAAGATAGATTACTAGAAGAGGCAAAAGAGATTCATAGAGAAGATGAAGAAATTAACCGTCAAATTGGAGAACATGCATTAACGTTATTCCATGATGGAATGGGAGTGTTAACACATTGTAATGCTGGTGCGTTAGCGACGACTAAGTATGGTACTGCAACAGCTCCAATGTACTTAGCGAAAGAAAAAGGGTGGGACTTAAAAATCTATTCAGATGAAACGCGTCCTAGATTGCAAGGTTCAACGTTAACAGCATTAGAATTGCAGCGAGCGGGAATTGACGTCACTGTTATTACGGATAATATGGCAGCTATGGTCATGTCACAAGGGAAGATTGATGCGGTAATCGTTGGATGCGATCGTGTGGCAGCAAACGGTGATGTAGCAAATAAAATTGGGACATTGGGTGTATCTATTTTAGCGAAATACTACAACATTCCGTTTTATGTAGCGGCACCAACACCGACAATTGATTTGAAAACACCGACAGGAAAAGAAATTCCGATTGAGGAAAGAGATGCTTCTGAAGTGATCAATCGCTTTGGACAATATTCTGCTCCGAAAGAAAGTAAAGTATATAATCCAGCATTTGATGTCACGCCACATGAAAATGTAACAGCGATTATTACGGAAAAAGGGATTGTAAAACCACCGTTTACGGAGAACTTAAAAAGGCTATTTCAATAA
- a CDS encoding S-adenosylmethionine decarboxylase related protein, with translation MEQFSNSLSITLLGSAGGAAKAVLAILNQAIVNEKDPIYEVIKNVTFYLVDIKQKDRTYYDELFPNLKDQLFLSEIDLQDVVTFKKHLKESSTSIVIDVSGADTIRVLSCCNELGICYINSALENEAVDQDDSLIGFQLTERYTKFEKEKEKFTNTKAIIGSGMNPGVVQWMAVELMKERPNEKPRACYIVEHDTSFLHDTALIKPHTLYASWAVERFLDEAIWSYPMYMSHHRPLYFYEDVYASEYKVKLGEKEFYGCLMPHEEVLILGKNFNMEVGFLYRINEYTTNIIRQNLDKVEDLWNWNRKVFNPAEEEIAGEDLVGVLLVYENSETYMYNVMNSSQVFRKYKTNATYFQVGCGIYAGLCSLLFDNFKQGAYYVEELLLNTESKYGEYLNLYMKDFVVGSNDFTDGLLHDRVRWI, from the coding sequence GTGGAGCAGTTTTCAAATTCGTTATCGATTACATTACTTGGTAGTGCTGGTGGAGCAGCAAAAGCAGTTTTAGCGATTTTAAATCAAGCGATAGTAAATGAAAAAGACCCGATTTATGAAGTCATAAAGAATGTTACATTTTATTTGGTTGATATAAAACAAAAAGATAGGACGTATTATGACGAGTTGTTTCCAAATTTGAAAGATCAATTGTTTTTATCCGAAATAGACCTCCAAGATGTAGTGACATTTAAAAAGCATTTAAAAGAAAGTAGTACGAGCATTGTTATTGATGTTTCAGGGGCAGATACGATCAGAGTATTAAGCTGTTGTAATGAACTTGGAATTTGTTATATTAATTCAGCTTTGGAAAATGAGGCAGTAGATCAGGACGATAGTTTAATCGGCTTTCAGCTTACGGAAAGATATACGAAATTTGAGAAGGAAAAAGAGAAATTTACAAATACAAAAGCAATTATAGGATCAGGTATGAATCCAGGTGTCGTTCAATGGATGGCTGTTGAACTTATGAAGGAACGCCCGAATGAAAAGCCAAGAGCATGCTATATAGTAGAACATGATACGTCATTTTTACATGATACAGCACTTATAAAGCCTCATACACTGTATGCTTCATGGGCAGTAGAGCGATTTCTAGATGAAGCGATATGGAGTTATCCGATGTATATGAGTCATCATCGTCCTCTTTACTTTTATGAAGATGTATATGCTTCAGAGTATAAAGTAAAGTTGGGAGAGAAAGAGTTTTATGGTTGTTTAATGCCACATGAGGAAGTTTTAATTTTAGGGAAAAACTTTAACATGGAAGTAGGGTTTCTTTACCGAATTAACGAGTATACAACAAATATAATTAGACAGAATTTAGATAAGGTAGAAGATCTATGGAACTGGAATCGCAAAGTATTTAATCCAGCCGAAGAAGAGATTGCGGGCGAGGATCTAGTTGGTGTATTACTCGTTTATGAAAATAGTGAGACATATATGTATAACGTAATGAATAGTAGCCAAGTTTTTCGTAAATATAAAACGAATGCAACTTACTTCCAAGTAGGGTGCGGAATTTATGCTGGCTTGTGTAGTTTACTTTTTGATAACTTTAAACAAGGTGCCTATTATGTAGAGGAATTATTATTAAATACAGAAAGTAAGTATGGAGAATATTTAAATTTATATATGAAGGATTTTGTAGTGGGGAGTAATGATTTTACGGATGGGCTGCTACATGATAGGGTAAGATGGATATAA
- a CDS encoding helix-turn-helix domain-containing protein, with protein sequence MNELYITVEEAAEYLNLPKSYIEELIQQKKIRALFDGEQYLLNKEQFNTHLEQMEKYKQLVEEILNEPIPEDMDVKDED encoded by the coding sequence ATGAACGAGTTGTATATAACAGTAGAAGAAGCTGCGGAGTATTTGAATTTACCAAAGTCGTATATTGAAGAGTTAATTCAGCAAAAGAAAATTCGTGCACTATTTGATGGAGAGCAATATTTATTAAATAAAGAACAATTCAATACACATTTAGAACAAATGGAGAAATATAAGCAATTAGTGGAAGAAATATTGAACGAACCAATTCCAGAAGATATGGATGTTAAAGACGAAGATTAA
- the mtnK gene encoding S-methyl-5-thioribose kinase yields MSKFTKYFLMEANDVIVYVKEKLSKFEHVKGLKCKEIGDGNLNYVFRVWDEKENISVIVKQAGDTARISDEFKLSTNRIRIESDVLQLEEELAPGLVPKVYFFDSVMNCCVMEDLSDHTILRTALINHQMFPKLADDLTTFLVNTLLLTSDVVMNHKEKKELVKNYINPELCEITEDLVYAEPFTNHNKRNELFPLNEGWIRERIYSDKELRMEVAKLKFSFMTNAQALLHGDLHTGSVFVRDDSTKVIDPEFAFYGPMGYDIGNVMANLMFAWVNADATMSAGAEKDTYMDWLQSTMVEVIDLFKKKFLDAWDIHVTEIMAKEEGFNEIYLQSVLEDTAAVTGLELIRRIVGLAKVQDITCIENEEARARAERICLQVAKKFILRANQYKTGTSFVGTLKEQSMHYAK; encoded by the coding sequence ATGTCTAAGTTCACGAAGTATTTTTTAATGGAAGCTAACGATGTGATTGTATATGTGAAAGAGAAATTATCTAAGTTTGAACATGTAAAGGGGCTAAAGTGTAAAGAAATAGGTGATGGTAATTTAAATTATGTGTTTCGCGTTTGGGATGAAAAGGAGAACATTTCTGTCATTGTAAAGCAAGCTGGGGATACAGCACGTATTTCAGATGAGTTTAAGTTGTCGACGAATCGTATCCGTATAGAATCAGATGTTTTGCAGTTAGAGGAAGAGTTAGCACCTGGGCTTGTTCCAAAGGTGTATTTTTTTGATAGTGTGATGAATTGTTGTGTAATGGAAGATTTATCGGACCATACAATATTACGTACAGCACTTATAAATCATCAAATGTTTCCAAAGCTTGCAGATGATTTAACGACCTTTTTGGTAAATACACTCTTATTAACATCGGATGTTGTAATGAATCATAAAGAGAAGAAGGAACTGGTGAAGAATTATATAAATCCTGAATTATGTGAGATTACAGAAGACCTCGTATACGCCGAGCCATTTACAAATCATAATAAGCGTAATGAGCTGTTTCCGTTAAATGAAGGATGGATTAGAGAGCGTATTTATAGTGATAAAGAGCTTCGTATGGAAGTAGCAAAGCTGAAATTTTCTTTTATGACGAATGCACAGGCGCTTCTTCACGGTGATTTGCATACTGGTTCTGTTTTTGTAAGAGATGATTCTACAAAGGTTATTGATCCTGAGTTTGCCTTTTATGGGCCGATGGGATATGACATCGGGAATGTAATGGCGAATTTAATGTTTGCTTGGGTAAATGCAGATGCAACGATGTCAGCTGGAGCTGAGAAAGATACGTATATGGATTGGTTACAATCGACAATGGTAGAGGTAATTGATTTATTTAAGAAGAAGTTTTTAGACGCTTGGGATATTCATGTGACAGAGATTATGGCGAAGGAAGAAGGCTTTAACGAAATCTATTTACAATCTGTATTAGAGGATACAGCTGCGGTGACGGGTCTCGAGTTAATTCGTCGTATTGTTGGGCTAGCGAAAGTACAAGACATTACTTGTATTGAGAATGAGGAAGCACGTGCTAGAGCGGAACGTATTTGTCTTCAAGTTGCAAAGAAATTTATTTTACGAGCGAATCAATATAAAACAGGTACAAGCTTTGTAGGAACGTTAAAAGAACAGTCGATGCACTACGCGAAGTAA